A stretch of Mycobacterium sp. ELW1 DNA encodes these proteins:
- a CDS encoding methylmalonyl-CoA mutase family protein, translated as MTTEYTETHATPEELRLVTDALFSRAEADLEEWENNELADFVKRAPESQENYLSGAGMPVKRVYGPQDLPENWGEIGLPGQYPYTRGPYPTMYRGRKWTMRQIAGFGQAEETNKRFQYLIAQGQTGLSVDFDMPTLMGLDSDDEMSLGEVGREGVAIDVLPDMAALFDGIDLENISVSMTINPSAWILLAMYIAVAEDRGMDLNKLSGTIQNDILKEYVAQKEWIFPVRPSMRIVRDCIAYGSQHLARYNPVNISGYHISEAGGSAVQEVAFTMAITKAYVEDVVAAGIDVDDFASRLSFFFVSQADMFEEVAKFRAVRRYYAKMMKEHFGAKKPNSMRLRFHAQTAAATLTKPQPMVNIVRTAIQALSAVLGGAQSIHTNGLDEAYTIPSEMAMKLALRTQQIIADETNIPNVIDPLGGSYYVEALTNQIEDGIQAYMDKVEAIGGVVAAIEQGFFQKEISDTAYDYARRKASGDRPVIGVNKYVDEQEDQKIEVHKLDPESEARQITRLKQVRADRDPERARAAMNTLLTAARDEAVNLMPATIEAVRAHLSMGEITGALREVFGSYQETPVF; from the coding sequence ATGACGACCGAGTACACCGAAACCCACGCCACCCCTGAGGAACTGCGCCTTGTCACCGACGCGCTGTTCAGCCGCGCCGAGGCCGATCTCGAAGAATGGGAAAACAACGAACTCGCCGACTTCGTCAAGCGCGCTCCCGAGTCGCAGGAGAACTATCTCAGCGGTGCGGGGATGCCCGTCAAGCGCGTATACGGACCGCAGGATCTACCCGAGAATTGGGGCGAGATTGGTCTACCGGGCCAGTATCCCTATACCCGCGGCCCGTATCCAACGATGTACCGCGGGCGTAAGTGGACGATGCGCCAGATCGCCGGTTTCGGTCAGGCCGAGGAGACGAACAAGCGCTTCCAGTATCTGATCGCGCAGGGCCAGACCGGTCTGTCCGTGGATTTCGACATGCCTACCCTCATGGGCCTGGACAGTGACGACGAGATGAGCCTCGGCGAAGTCGGCCGCGAGGGTGTGGCGATCGACGTGCTGCCGGACATGGCAGCCCTGTTCGACGGTATCGACCTGGAGAACATCTCAGTCTCGATGACGATCAACCCCTCGGCGTGGATCCTGCTTGCGATGTACATCGCAGTCGCCGAAGACCGGGGCATGGACCTGAACAAGCTGTCCGGCACGATTCAGAACGATATCCTCAAAGAGTATGTGGCACAAAAGGAATGGATCTTCCCGGTCCGCCCTAGCATGCGCATCGTGCGGGATTGCATCGCTTACGGCTCCCAGCATCTGGCGCGCTACAACCCCGTCAATATCAGCGGCTACCACATCAGTGAGGCCGGTGGTAGCGCAGTGCAGGAGGTCGCCTTCACGATGGCCATCACCAAGGCCTACGTGGAGGACGTCGTAGCAGCAGGAATCGATGTCGACGACTTCGCTTCGCGATTGTCGTTTTTCTTCGTCTCACAGGCCGACATGTTCGAGGAGGTGGCAAAATTCCGAGCAGTTCGAAGGTACTACGCAAAGATGATGAAGGAACACTTCGGGGCCAAAAAGCCGAACTCGATGCGGTTGCGCTTTCACGCCCAGACTGCGGCGGCGACACTGACTAAGCCGCAACCGATGGTGAACATCGTGCGCACCGCGATCCAGGCGCTATCGGCGGTTCTCGGCGGCGCCCAATCGATTCACACGAACGGATTGGACGAGGCCTACACGATCCCTAGCGAGATGGCGATGAAACTCGCCCTTCGCACCCAGCAGATCATCGCTGACGAGACCAACATCCCGAACGTGATCGACCCGCTGGGCGGCTCCTATTACGTGGAGGCGCTGACCAACCAGATCGAGGACGGCATCCAGGCCTACATGGACAAGGTCGAAGCCATAGGCGGAGTAGTTGCCGCCATCGAGCAGGGGTTCTTCCAAAAGGAGATTTCCGATACTGCCTACGACTACGCCAGGCGTAAGGCCAGCGGTGATCGACCGGTGATCGGTGTCAACAAGTACGTTGACGAGCAGGAGGACCAAAAGATCGAAGTCCACAAGCTCGATCCGGAATCCGAAGCCCGCCAGATCACCCGCCTAAAGCAGGTGCGCGCTGACAGGGACCCTGAGCGGGCTAGGGCCGCGATGAACACGCTCCTGACCGCCGCCCGCGACGAGGCCGTAAACCTGATGCCCGCGACCATCGAAGCGGTGCGCGCCCATTTGTCGATGGGAGAGATCACTGGAGCGCTGCGTGAGGTCTTCGGCAGCTACCAGGAGACACCGGTGTTCTGA
- a CDS encoding MHS family MFS transporter, whose product MVYVSSEIARQNDLEEATKFPTPARCGEQGSYGTEAVLLFPIVFCPSIDPAFGTIAPFATFFGFFARPVGGLLFGAFAGARLPILTAGIVVCDSGIRLGVPLVRLPAVGLVCVLVLLEGMGSDLTDVPAR is encoded by the coding sequence ATGGTCTATGTGAGCAGTGAAATAGCTCGACAAAACGATCTTGAAGAGGCGACGAAGTTCCCAACACCCGCCCGGTGCGGCGAACAGGGATCGTACGGAACCGAGGCCGTGTTGTTGTTTCCGATTGTGTTCTGCCCCAGCATCGATCCTGCCTTCGGCACGATTGCGCCTTTCGCGACCTTCTTCGGCTTCTTTGCACGCCCTGTTGGGGGGCTCCTCTTCGGTGCGTTTGCCGGAGCGCGGTTGCCGATCCTCACAGCTGGGATAGTTGTGTGCGATTCAGGTATCAGGCTAGGTGTGCCGCTTGTCAGGTTGCCCGCGGTGGGCCTCGTCTGTGTGTTGGTCCTTCTGGAGGGTATGGGCAGCGACCTCACGGATGTGCCTGCCCGATGA
- a CDS encoding histidine phosphatase family protein encodes MQGQTPWPPLTAVGLQQAHAAAERLAASDPRRLLTSDLCRAAQSASVIADRLSLRVETTPLLRERCWGIYEGRPILDGHLCEAKLWPFERLPKGESREDVADRVRKLVAGIAEPGPVVLVTHGDVIREAVALFSRRFAPAHSLDNGSVVRLLLPTATTGCRSR; translated from the coding sequence ATGCAGGGCCAGACGCCCTGGCCGCCGCTGACAGCCGTTGGTTTGCAGCAGGCGCATGCTGCGGCAGAACGCCTCGCCGCCAGTGATCCGCGCCGTCTGCTTACCTCCGATCTCTGCCGGGCCGCGCAATCGGCGAGCGTCATCGCAGATCGTCTCAGCTTGAGGGTCGAAACCACTCCGCTTCTGCGGGAGAGATGCTGGGGGATTTACGAGGGCAGGCCGATTCTCGATGGTCACCTCTGCGAGGCAAAGCTGTGGCCCTTCGAGCGGCTGCCGAAAGGCGAGTCGCGCGAGGATGTTGCGGATCGGGTACGGAAACTCGTGGCTGGCATCGCGGAACCTGGACCGGTAGTCCTTGTGACCCACGGCGATGTGATCCGCGAGGCTGTGGCGCTGTTCTCTAGGCGCTTTGCTCCCGCACACTCGCTAGACAATGGGAGCGTGGTTCGATTGTTGCTGCCGACGGCCACGACCGGATGCCGTAGCCGCTAA
- the ilvC gene encoding ketol-acid reductoisomerase, whose amino-acid sequence MAKMFYDDDADLALIRKKKVAVIGYGSQGHAQALSLRDSGVDVCIGLLPESSSREKALARGFRVLTPAEAAAEAEVIVMLVPDQRARGLYAETIAPGLRPGNALVFGHGFNVRFGYITVPEGIDMFLVAPKAPGHLLRREYESGRGVPVLVAVESDSSGHAWPLALSYAKAIGGLRAGGIKTTFAEETETDLFGEQSVLCGGASQLVMYGFETLVEAGYQPEVAYFECLHELKLIVDLMYEGGIAKQRWSCSDTAEFGDYVSGPRVITPDVKDNMRAVLADIVDGTFAKRFIDDQDLGAPEFHSLREQGLKHQIEATGRELRSLMGWIQQRDADYRGTAARG is encoded by the coding sequence GTGGCGAAGATGTTCTACGACGATGATGCCGACCTGGCTCTGATTCGGAAGAAAAAGGTCGCGGTCATCGGCTATGGAAGTCAGGGCCACGCCCAAGCGCTTTCGCTACGCGACAGCGGGGTCGACGTCTGCATTGGCCTGCTACCAGAATCGTCCAGCCGCGAGAAGGCCCTGGCGAGGGGATTTCGGGTACTCACTCCGGCAGAGGCGGCCGCCGAGGCCGAGGTGATCGTCATGCTCGTTCCCGATCAGCGCGCCCGTGGTTTGTACGCCGAGACGATAGCCCCTGGTCTCCGCCCTGGTAACGCCCTGGTTTTCGGCCACGGATTCAACGTTCGGTTCGGATATATCACCGTACCCGAGGGCATCGACATGTTCCTGGTCGCCCCGAAGGCACCCGGACACCTACTGCGGCGCGAGTACGAAAGCGGCCGCGGCGTTCCGGTGCTCGTCGCCGTCGAGAGCGACTCGTCGGGCCACGCCTGGCCACTTGCGTTGTCATATGCCAAGGCGATAGGCGGATTGCGAGCCGGCGGCATCAAGACCACTTTCGCTGAGGAGACCGAGACAGACCTGTTTGGCGAGCAGTCGGTGCTGTGCGGCGGCGCATCCCAATTGGTGATGTACGGCTTCGAGACCTTGGTCGAAGCGGGCTATCAGCCTGAGGTGGCCTACTTCGAATGCCTGCACGAACTCAAGCTGATCGTCGACCTGATGTACGAAGGTGGTATCGCCAAGCAACGGTGGTCCTGCTCCGACACCGCCGAATTCGGCGACTACGTGTCAGGGCCGCGGGTGATAACGCCAGACGTGAAGGACAACATGAGGGCGGTCCTGGCAGACATTGTGGACGGGACCTTTGCCAAACGGTTCATCGATGACCAAGACCTGGGCGCACCCGAGTTCCATTCTCTGCGGGAACAAGGCTTGAAGCATCAGATTGAGGCGACCGGGCGGGAGCTGCGGTCGCTGATGGGATGGATCCAGCAGCGCGACGCGGACTACCGCGGAACCGCGGCTCGCGGGTAG
- a CDS encoding site-specific integrase, with product MRLVEGLRLIPGGAAPVEPISADPVVFQRECVDAFVASWHARGFSLVTIDNDIGLLERTLAALGRPAWEVTSEDIDRVVGELAMAGRAASTRREYVQIFKGFHRFLQTRKAAEIEAMFGTRLVCPVDEFNASRHVGDDSPAVAAPPTPERVSEFFEFLKSRIATARKYGPAARDYAMFRTLYHAGLRSEESALLEIPDVHFDRGPFGKLHVRFGKAAHMSGPRPRWVPMLDGLEVLLRWFLADVRPKFPDSPVLFADESGGPLHRGTIRNRLRYLMELEGRPATERFSPHALRRACATHNYERGVDLVAIQQLLGHWTVSSTMRYVRPSATFIEDAYRRAVTSTLAELSGEDGTA from the coding sequence GTGCGGCTAGTGGAGGGTCTGCGGCTGATTCCCGGTGGCGCCGCACCGGTCGAGCCTATTTCTGCCGATCCTGTTGTGTTTCAACGTGAATGCGTCGATGCGTTCGTGGCGTCGTGGCATGCTCGAGGATTCAGCCTGGTGACGATCGACAATGATATTGGGTTGTTGGAGCGGACGTTGGCGGCGCTGGGGCGTCCGGCGTGGGAGGTCACCAGTGAGGACATCGATCGGGTGGTCGGCGAGCTGGCGATGGCGGGGCGAGCGGCGTCGACGCGCCGAGAGTACGTGCAGATCTTCAAGGGGTTCCATCGGTTTCTGCAGACCCGCAAGGCTGCTGAGATCGAGGCCATGTTCGGGACGCGGTTGGTATGCCCGGTGGACGAGTTCAACGCCTCCCGGCACGTGGGTGACGACTCGCCGGCAGTCGCGGCGCCGCCGACCCCGGAGCGGGTGAGCGAGTTCTTCGAGTTCCTGAAGTCGAGGATCGCCACCGCCCGCAAGTACGGTCCGGCCGCGCGGGACTACGCGATGTTCCGGACGCTGTATCACGCTGGGTTGCGGTCGGAAGAGTCTGCGCTGCTGGAGATTCCGGACGTGCATTTCGATCGTGGACCGTTCGGTAAGTTGCACGTGCGGTTCGGCAAGGCTGCCCACATGTCCGGTCCCCGGCCGCGGTGGGTACCGATGTTGGACGGGCTGGAGGTGTTGTTGCGCTGGTTTCTGGCCGATGTGCGCCCGAAGTTCCCGGACTCGCCGGTGCTGTTCGCCGACGAGTCCGGCGGCCCATTGCATCGTGGCACGATCCGCAATCGGCTGCGATATCTGATGGAGCTGGAGGGCCGGCCGGCGACCGAGCGGTTCAGCCCGCACGCGCTGCGCCGGGCCTGCGCTACTCACAACTATGAGCGCGGTGTGGATCTGGTTGCGATTCAACAGCTGTTGGGGCATTGGACGGTGAGCTCGACGATGCGGTATGTGCGGCCGTCGGCGACATTCATCGAGGACGCCTACCGGCGTGCGGTCACCTCGACGCTGGCCGAGCTGAGCGGAGAGGACGGGACGGCATGA
- a CDS encoding thiamine pyrophosphate-binding protein codes for MAEMTVARLIADRLVSQGVHRVFGLCGGHIQPLWDAVARAGIEIVDVRHEAAAVYMAHATAEISGELGVALITAGPGLTNAVTAISNAFVARSPVLVISGRTPRPQAGMGAMQDIPQAEIVRPISRLVEQVSERHHVVARLDKTIAAALGAVTGATGPAYIDLPTDLLTEEAHEADIPPLAMEFRNAIEVAPSPSAVAQAAGLIRDSSRIVVIGGRSVRAAVGQVRTFISMAQALYLDSGESRGAIRDDLPGFVPAVRGRAMSEADLVITLGRRLDFQLGYGSPAVFSPRARFLRIGTSFEELGDTRRGDVEVQGSTDAVLTALAERGATPDVPDLEWLKDMRESNVQRTCTLSAKLQAQELDSDGRMSPNFVIGSVNDLLTDKSIVIADGGDILSFARVGLKAVDYLDCGALGCLGVGVPFAIAAALHRPDAPVFAVIGDGSFGFTAMEIDTAVRRGARAVFVVANNEAWNIERHDQMDRFDGNLVGVDLPGCRYDLLARSLGAYGERVENAGELAAALRRAVDNAPAVVDVIVSRQVKSPDYLSGLAEVPPRQAVRAWNVGEFKRYAAL; via the coding sequence ATGGCCGAAATGACCGTTGCCCGACTCATCGCCGATCGGCTGGTAAGCCAGGGCGTGCACCGAGTGTTCGGTTTGTGCGGCGGTCACATCCAGCCTCTGTGGGACGCCGTGGCTCGTGCCGGCATCGAAATCGTCGACGTGCGGCATGAGGCCGCAGCCGTCTATATGGCTCACGCAACTGCCGAGATCTCCGGCGAGTTGGGTGTCGCCTTGATAACCGCGGGTCCCGGCCTGACGAACGCTGTCACAGCTATTTCGAATGCCTTCGTCGCGCGGAGCCCTGTGCTTGTGATCTCGGGTCGCACACCGCGACCGCAGGCCGGCATGGGTGCGATGCAGGATATCCCTCAGGCTGAGATCGTCAGGCCCATCAGCCGTCTTGTTGAGCAGGTGTCCGAACGACATCACGTGGTCGCGCGCCTGGATAAGACTATCGCGGCGGCACTTGGCGCTGTCACGGGCGCGACCGGACCCGCGTACATCGACCTACCCACAGATCTGCTGACTGAGGAAGCTCACGAAGCCGATATCCCTCCGTTGGCGATGGAGTTCCGTAACGCGATAGAGGTAGCCCCGAGTCCGTCTGCGGTCGCGCAAGCCGCCGGTCTTATCCGCGACTCTTCCCGGATCGTCGTGATCGGCGGGCGCTCTGTCCGCGCGGCGGTCGGTCAGGTGCGGACATTTATCAGTATGGCCCAAGCGCTGTACCTGGACTCTGGGGAGAGTCGCGGTGCTATCCGAGATGACTTACCGGGTTTCGTGCCTGCGGTGCGCGGACGCGCCATGAGCGAGGCCGACCTGGTGATCACTCTGGGTCGCCGCTTGGACTTTCAACTCGGTTACGGGTCACCCGCAGTGTTCTCGCCAAGAGCGCGGTTTCTGCGGATAGGCACCTCCTTCGAGGAGCTAGGGGACACTCGCCGCGGCGACGTCGAGGTGCAGGGCAGTACTGACGCCGTGCTCACCGCTCTGGCGGAGCGCGGAGCGACTCCGGATGTACCTGACCTCGAGTGGCTCAAAGACATGCGTGAGTCGAACGTGCAGAGGACCTGCACGCTCTCAGCGAAGCTGCAGGCACAGGAGCTCGATTCCGACGGTCGGATGTCCCCGAACTTCGTAATCGGATCGGTGAACGACCTTCTGACCGACAAATCGATCGTGATCGCCGACGGCGGTGACATCCTCTCGTTCGCGCGCGTGGGCCTCAAAGCGGTCGACTACCTCGACTGCGGTGCGCTGGGGTGTCTTGGTGTGGGGGTACCCTTCGCGATCGCGGCCGCTTTGCATAGGCCGGATGCGCCAGTATTCGCGGTGATCGGTGATGGCAGCTTCGGTTTTACGGCAATGGAGATCGACACGGCAGTCCGCCGAGGAGCGCGAGCGGTATTCGTCGTGGCGAACAATGAGGCGTGGAATATCGAACGTCATGACCAGATGGACCGGTTTGACGGCAATCTGGTTGGTGTTGATCTACCCGGCTGCCGTTATGACCTGCTGGCACGGAGCCTCGGTGCGTACGGCGAGCGGGTGGAAAATGCCGGCGAACTGGCCGCTGCATTAAGGCGAGCCGTCGACAACGCGCCCGCTGTGGTGGATGTCATCGTCTCCCGACAAGTCAAGTCTCCGGACTATCTCAGCGGGCTGGCCGAGGTGCCACCTCGTCAGGCGGTCAGGGCCTGGAACGTTGGAGAATTCAAACGCTACGCCGCGCTGTGA
- a CDS encoding helix-turn-helix transcriptional regulator, whose protein sequence is MKIRWRLRMAAAQREVWTGTELRRLLAERAGLELSAASVSALLTKEPTQIKLSTLIALCTALDCTADDLFEIDTTPVEQIAPSPRPVVSEPKTATARGRSMPPM, encoded by the coding sequence ATGAAGATTCGATGGCGGCTACGGATGGCCGCGGCCCAGCGCGAGGTCTGGACCGGCACCGAGCTGCGGCGGCTACTGGCCGAGCGAGCGGGTCTGGAGTTATCAGCGGCGTCGGTGTCAGCGCTGTTGACCAAAGAGCCCACCCAGATCAAGCTCTCGACGCTGATCGCCTTATGCACCGCGCTGGACTGCACCGCAGATGACTTGTTCGAGATCGACACCACCCCAGTCGAACAGATCGCGCCATCGCCGCGCCCAGTTGTCTCAGAGCCCAAGACCGCCACCGCGCGGGGTCGGTCGATGCCGCCAATGTAG
- a CDS encoding 3-hydroxybutyryl-CoA dehydrogenase, with protein sequence MNKLSSDGEKVGVVGCGLMGAGIAETCARAGLEVVAVETNEDAANLGRIRLEKSLSRAEAKGAIASAAEVLERVQIGTNLNALADRSIVVEAIMEDEAVKTALFRELDQIVVSKDAILASNTSSIPIIKLGVATSRPGHVIGVHFFNPVPVLSLVELIPSYFTAEATTERARTFVQERLGKHAIDCQDRAGFVVNALLIPFLLSAIRMVEGGFATPEDIDEGLIRGCAHPQGPLALADLIGLDTTRAIADALYEEYKEPQYACPPLLARMVDAGQLGRKSGRGFYAYS encoded by the coding sequence ATGAACAAGTTGTCATCCGATGGGGAGAAAGTTGGCGTTGTGGGCTGCGGCCTGATGGGCGCAGGTATAGCGGAGACGTGTGCGCGCGCGGGGCTGGAGGTCGTGGCGGTCGAGACAAACGAAGACGCCGCGAACCTGGGTCGGATCCGGCTGGAGAAGTCACTTTCTCGTGCTGAGGCCAAGGGCGCGATCGCGTCGGCGGCTGAAGTGCTGGAACGCGTTCAGATCGGCACCAACCTGAACGCACTCGCGGACCGCTCAATCGTCGTCGAGGCAATCATGGAAGACGAAGCCGTAAAGACCGCACTGTTCCGCGAGCTCGACCAGATCGTAGTCAGCAAGGACGCCATTCTGGCCTCGAATACCTCGTCGATCCCCATCATCAAGTTGGGGGTGGCCACGTCGAGGCCCGGGCACGTCATCGGAGTCCACTTTTTCAACCCGGTGCCCGTGCTCTCGCTGGTGGAACTTATCCCGAGCTATTTTACGGCCGAGGCGACCACCGAGCGAGCCAGAACTTTCGTCCAAGAGAGGCTGGGAAAGCATGCCATTGACTGCCAAGATCGCGCTGGTTTTGTTGTCAATGCGCTGCTGATCCCCTTCCTGCTTTCCGCCATCCGAATGGTAGAGGGGGGCTTCGCGACGCCGGAAGACATTGACGAGGGACTGATCCGCGGGTGCGCGCACCCACAGGGGCCGCTGGCGCTCGCCGACCTGATCGGTCTCGACACGACCAGAGCGATTGCTGACGCCCTATACGAGGAGTACAAAGAGCCTCAGTACGCTTGCCCGCCGCTGCTGGCGCGGATGGTCGATGCTGGACAGCTCGGCCGCAAGAGCGGCCGAGGCTTCTACGCTTACTCGTAG
- a CDS encoding FCD domain-containing protein — translation MKVPKPAPPEWKPLSRMRTHEQVVAEIENRLDNGSLKPGDRLPPERQLAEALGVSRGAVREALRILEAIGVVEAGTGSGPSSGSVIVKDSTAGMGMVLRIHLQLASFTPDDLVETRLMLERLACRKAAGVASVGDIANLRTLITQMRGTHTTASYNDLDAALHVEIAQISGNGLASALMAALREALRQAMVSAFERLEDPASMMETLTNEHEAIIDAIAAGEGDSAADLVAEHILNFYRAVGVSDPEWAD, via the coding sequence GTGAAGGTGCCGAAGCCAGCGCCACCTGAGTGGAAGCCGCTCTCCCGCATGCGCACGCATGAGCAGGTGGTCGCGGAGATCGAAAACCGCCTCGACAACGGAAGCTTGAAACCAGGCGACCGCTTGCCGCCGGAACGACAGCTGGCCGAGGCACTCGGGGTGAGTCGGGGCGCCGTCCGCGAGGCGCTGCGCATCTTGGAGGCAATCGGCGTGGTGGAGGCCGGAACCGGTTCGGGTCCCTCCTCCGGTTCGGTGATTGTCAAGGACAGCACGGCGGGTATGGGCATGGTGCTTCGTATTCACCTCCAGCTGGCGTCCTTCACGCCCGACGACCTGGTGGAAACTCGGCTCATGCTGGAACGGTTGGCGTGCCGGAAGGCCGCTGGCGTCGCATCCGTCGGTGACATCGCCAACCTCCGTACGCTCATCACACAGATGCGGGGCACTCACACCACAGCAAGCTACAACGATCTGGACGCTGCGTTGCACGTCGAAATCGCGCAGATCTCAGGCAATGGTCTAGCCTCCGCACTCATGGCGGCGCTACGTGAGGCGCTGCGACAGGCGATGGTGTCGGCCTTCGAACGACTCGAGGATCCAGCCAGCATGATGGAAACCTTGACAAACGAGCATGAGGCGATCATCGACGCGATTGCCGCGGGTGAGGGTGATTCTGCGGCCGACCTGGTCGCAGAGCATATCCTCAATTTTTACCGTGCTGTTGGCGTCAGCGACCCCGAGTGGGCGGACTGA
- a CDS encoding AMP-binding protein, whose protein sequence is MESWEWPPRYDADYRPPLGQAHWFPVRETMDPELRDEAILERIRQLMAYAWERAPFYRKKWSQAGLEPGDITSLEAFEHVPVIRKEELRLDQAEYQPYGSYLCVDPIDVTHIKGTSGTTGRPTTFGINQLDWVSVANAHARVMWAMGIRPEDVMLIGSPLTQYWGSWGAYSGAERLGAAVFPFGAGVAGQSLRTLQWMRQMSATVFYGTPSYALRLAEVAVENDIDPRRLGLRKMFFSGEPGASVPAIRQRIIDAFDVEVYDSGSMAEVAPWMSLGAASNEPGVFTWQDLVYTEVCDPATTKRVPYGSEGTPVYTTLERTSQPMIRLLSNDLTRWEAPDASRGRTYPFLPKGVYGRIDDMFQIRGENIQPSAIDDVVMSAEGYGGEHRIVITREGTMDELLVQVEFDAQRTTVTQDIWVKKVGANLRTVLGVGAKVVAVAPATFERTDFKARRVIDDRKLFDSLEKEAQ, encoded by the coding sequence ATGGAATCGTGGGAGTGGCCGCCCCGCTATGACGCGGACTATCGGCCCCCACTCGGGCAAGCGCACTGGTTCCCAGTCCGCGAAACCATGGACCCGGAGCTACGCGATGAGGCGATCCTCGAGCGCATCCGACAATTGATGGCGTACGCATGGGAGCGCGCCCCCTTTTACCGCAAGAAGTGGTCGCAGGCGGGTCTGGAGCCAGGCGACATCACCTCGCTGGAGGCCTTCGAGCACGTTCCGGTGATCAGGAAGGAAGAGCTTCGGCTCGATCAGGCGGAGTACCAGCCTTACGGCAGCTACCTATGCGTCGACCCCATTGACGTCACACACATCAAAGGCACCTCGGGCACGACCGGCCGACCGACCACCTTCGGTATCAACCAGCTCGACTGGGTCTCGGTCGCCAATGCCCACGCCCGGGTCATGTGGGCTATGGGCATCCGCCCAGAGGACGTGATGCTGATCGGCTCACCGCTGACTCAGTACTGGGGGTCGTGGGGGGCCTATAGCGGCGCCGAGCGACTCGGCGCCGCAGTGTTCCCGTTCGGAGCCGGCGTCGCCGGACAGAGCCTGCGGACGCTGCAGTGGATGCGCCAAATGTCGGCGACAGTCTTCTACGGCACCCCGTCATACGCGTTGCGTCTCGCAGAGGTCGCCGTCGAGAACGACATTGACCCGCGCAGGCTGGGGCTGCGCAAAATGTTCTTCTCAGGTGAGCCCGGCGCGAGCGTGCCCGCCATCCGGCAGCGCATCATCGACGCCTTCGACGTCGAGGTGTACGACTCGGGCAGCATGGCCGAGGTCGCGCCATGGATGTCGCTCGGTGCCGCGTCGAACGAACCCGGCGTGTTCACCTGGCAGGACCTCGTATACACCGAAGTCTGCGACCCGGCAACCACGAAGCGCGTTCCGTATGGCAGCGAGGGAACGCCCGTCTACACCACACTCGAGCGCACCTCGCAGCCGATGATCCGGCTGCTATCCAATGACCTGACGCGCTGGGAAGCACCTGACGCCTCCCGCGGTCGGACGTACCCGTTCCTGCCGAAGGGCGTCTACGGCCGCATCGACGACATGTTCCAGATACGCGGCGAGAACATCCAACCGAGCGCGATCGACGACGTGGTGATGAGCGCCGAGGGCTACGGCGGTGAGCACCGCATCGTCATCACCCGCGAGGGCACGATGGACGAGCTGCTGGTGCAGGTCGAATTCGATGCCCAACGTACGACCGTGACCCAAGACATATGGGTGAAGAAGGTGGGCGCGAACCTGCGGACCGTATTGGGTGTCGGCGCCAAGGTGGTCGCCGTCGCCCCAGCGACGTTCGAGCGCACCGACTTCAAGGCCCGGCGCGTGATCGACGACCGCAAGCTCTTCGACTCGCTCGAGAAAGAAGCGCAGTGA
- the meaB gene encoding methylmalonyl Co-A mutase-associated GTPase MeaB: MTDLADRIRAGSHVSLARGLTLVESRSGVATELLAEIWKDSGRAHVVGVTGPAGSGKSTLVTQMGHEYVERGAKVAILAVDPSSAYSGGAILGDRIRMTELAGRENVFIRSMASRGATGGLSRAVLDGIVLLDAAGYDVVILETVGVGQSEVDVISVAHSVLVVSVPGLGDDIQAIKAGLIEIADIHVVNKADRPGADLTVKQLRESIRLAHRQGGIGTSRF, from the coding sequence GTGACCGACCTCGCCGACCGCATCCGCGCGGGCTCCCATGTTTCCCTCGCTCGCGGACTCACTCTCGTCGAGAGTCGCTCCGGCGTCGCCACGGAACTGCTGGCGGAGATCTGGAAGGACAGCGGGCGCGCACACGTCGTCGGCGTCACTGGCCCCGCCGGTAGTGGCAAGAGCACTCTGGTCACCCAGATGGGGCACGAGTACGTCGAGCGGGGCGCCAAAGTGGCGATCCTGGCCGTCGACCCATCTAGCGCGTATTCGGGGGGCGCGATCCTCGGTGACCGCATCCGAATGACCGAACTCGCCGGACGCGAGAACGTCTTCATCAGGTCCATGGCGTCGCGCGGCGCCACCGGCGGGCTGTCCCGGGCCGTCCTCGACGGCATCGTGTTGTTGGACGCCGCGGGCTATGACGTGGTCATTCTCGAAACCGTCGGCGTGGGTCAGTCAGAAGTCGACGTGATCAGTGTTGCCCACTCCGTGCTGGTGGTCAGCGTCCCTGGGCTCGGCGACGACATTCAGGCGATCAAAGCGGGCCTCATCGAGATCGCCGACATCCACGTCGTCAACAAAGCCGACCGCCCGGGTGCCGACCTGACGGTCAAACAGCTGCGAGAGTCGATCCGGTTGGCCCACCGGCAGGGGGGGATTGGAACGTCCCGATTCTGA